The sequence below is a genomic window from Lolium perenne isolate Kyuss_39 chromosome 4, Kyuss_2.0, whole genome shotgun sequence.
TAGCTAGCTCCCGGGGTGTTGGTGGTCCTCTGTATCCCAGGAAGTTCAGTGTGCTAGTCCTGCGTGGTTCAGTTCCGCGGGGTGGGGTCTCGGGGCTTAAGGCCTCAAGCCGAGCCACCGGTGTTTTACTGAAGTCATGGGCTCTCTCGAAGAACATTTAGTTTAGGGTCTAGCTCTTGTGTACATGTTCCTCTGTTTTAAGCTTTAGCTCTTCACCACCTGGTCTAGCTGGTATCctagttttttctttttcttcttttccttTGTTTCGTGTCACCATATACTCATGGCCGGTTAATGGCTTTGTTAATTTAAAGTTGCGCTCGTCGAGCCTGATGTTTAAGAAAATTATAGCAGCAACCCAGAAAACATATTTTGATACTTCTCGAGTGGCTGAGAAACAGTTATTTGCAAgtcaatagtagcaacattttgaGCAGAATACCGGCGTGGCATGGGAGGCTCTCTCTCTAAGTTTTTTCTCCACAAGATCATACCACAATTAAACTGAATCGTATGGAGGTTTTCACTTTTTTTCTGAACTGTCGACAGATGGTAGTTcagatttttgaaaaaaaaaatactgGAAAAATCCATTGATTCAAACTACATGCTGTGATTAAACTGGAAAATTTTGAGCTCATTTCGCCAAGCTGATTTAAGGTTTTCGTATTTTTGTAACTTACAGCCAATACTTGTTCAGTATTTATACTACTCGTAGTGACTAAATCGGGACATCCTCATCTCATCTTTCACGGTCGATTTAGAATTTTCATAGTTTTTGGAACTTTTTGCCAAATATCATCAAACTTTGATAGTTtacaaacaaaaaaaacttgaaaAAAATACAGTAGTTTAATCCAAGTTCACTAAGGGAATATTTTTTATAAAGTGGGATTTTCAATTCAGTTTTGCCACAAGTAAAGAACAAATTGAAATTTACAAAATGATTTCAAGCCTGTCTGATACAAAGAAAAACCGGTCAATAACTGGCCACCTTGACTAGTGGGTTTGGACTCTTCGAAACGATTGTCAAATCAACAAATTCGTATCCTTTGGGTTATTCCAAATCACTTACCCAAGTCTATTGGTTCTCTGGAAATATTTATTTGGTTATTATTAGTGAAACCATAGCCCCAAAAGCTGTAGTTTCTGAAGATTGCTTTAAATTTAAATCAATTACCCAGAAAACATATTTTGATATTTCTCAAGTGGCTGAGAAACAGTTGTTTGCAAGTCAATAGTAGCAATACTTTTAGCTGAATATTGGGGCTCGTGCCAGCACAAACAAGATAAAGAAAATCTTGTTAGGAGGCCTATCGATGTAAGTTGACTGAGTTATCATCGTCGCTCCACACTTCAAATGTGTGAATGCATGTGTCCCGCGAACAATGATATCCATTCTCACGGCGAAAATGATGTTCAAATGTGTCTCAACAAAATGTCTGCCGATGATGGTGCCGATTCTGATCACCAGAAATGCTGCTCGATGTCTCTACGAGTATGATCCAAAACAAGCCCTGACGTACCTCGGCAGCACTCGTATCTGCTATTGTGAACTCAATAATTTAATTCGCATCGAACCATATCATCCTAACCCAAAAGTCAAGTCAGTCGTTCACAGAACACGTCGACTCGATCAGACATTCATGCAACATGGAGTAATATAGATATATACAGCAATACAGGGGGATGCAACTGAGGAACGAGTACACTGAGTCTTCCAAGCCATTCATTGACATCAATATCTATTATCTCCAATGACAAAGCCAAGTGAATATAAAATTTCAAGTATCAACCCTCAACTGGTCTATAAAGTACTATGCAGATCTCTCCATTTGTTCGCACGATCAGTATATTTCTTACGGTTTAATTTTATCTAACATTTTATACACACAAGAAAGGTATCCTGGCTGGAAGCGCTACTCTAGTTGCTTGCTGGCACCGCCACCGAGAATTACCGGTATAGTTCCAAAGAACAAAGTATTGACCAGATGTGCAATCCACCACTCCGCTGACAACTGAAAGTCCGCCTTGCCACCAAAGATCATGAACCATATGGGAACGGAAATGTTTCTGCCACTGAAATTCGCAATGGAAAGGGTCAATATATGAAGATAAGAATATCCAGATCACAGTGGTTTGAGAACCCCATACATACAACAAATTGTAAACTAACTCTGTACCAGAGAGATCGTTTTCATATCCTGATTACAATGGCTAAACCGGGGTATAAAAAGGATACTAAAGTTCAGCTATTGTTATATCCCTGTCTTAATGAGTTGCTTGACTAAAACCGAAAGATTCAGCAAATACCCTATGTATCATGTATGTACCATGCCAGACATTCAAATGGTTATCATTAGCTGCTCATGATTCATGAGAAAACTCATGACCTGATGGACAGAACTGCTCGGTAGTCAGGTTATTGTGTTTAGACGCTCTATTCTGTTCATTGCTAACAGATGTTGTCTGTCTAATAGGTGGAAAGAAGAAATTCACAAAGGGTTGGCACAGGTCTTCTACAGTAAACTGAATCCAGTCAGAGACTACTGGGCGCAGCTGTAGAAGATGTGGAGTGGAACTTCATGAACAGTCCGTGGCTGATACTGTGGCCATGTTTCTCATACAAAAGGACTAGAATAAGACCATGTACAGTAGTACATATATCAGTACTGTCGAAGTTGAAATGAGTTAACAATAAGCTTAAGTTTAAAGTTAACAATAAGCTGAAGAATATCCACTTCGCTTAGTGGAAGTCCCAATTCTAATAGCTGAAGTAGTCTACATGCCGATAGTCATTGCTATAAGATTTATCTACAACAACAAAAAATGCTATGGCGCTTCAATTAATATTCAAGCGAGACTCTGCAAGACCTAAATCATAACAGGCGACCCAAATTATCAACGGCAAAGAGACTATATGTGACAAGTTCATTGCATAGTAATAGGTTTACATAATCAGGGAATGTGAATAATGCAAAGAACAAGGAGTGAAAACACACCTTTAGAGGACTCCCGGACCAGCACAATATGCATTGCTGCATTGTTTGGTGGCAGACGCAGAAGGATAGGAATGAGCTTCCCATTGATAGGACTGCGTGTGCAGATGATTAGGTCATCGATGCCTGTCTCCTCTTTTAACTTCTCAGTAAGCTCCTCCAAGTTGGAACCGTTAAATGTGAATGAGTGTCTCTTGATATTATCTCCCACTTCCCCGTTACCATCAGCAATGTGGTAATGAACTGCACGCCCTTCCACCTTGTGCAACGCCGCGGAGTAAGTGTACGAAGACTGAAAATAGAAGAAAGTCCAATGTTAATATTTTTTTTCTCACACACCGTAAAAACAAAGCGTAATGTCAAAGAATTGATGCAATGTGCAAGTTCTTCAAGATAAAACCCAGAACTCTGAAAAATCATACTATTAGTCTTGACAAATTATATAAGAACTGAAAACGAAGAGTTCCATAGAATGCACTTGACAGTACCAAGAAAACTAACACAGGGCAATGCCGGTGAATTTGTTAGCAAATTTGCAATCATACTATCAGAAACAGTTTTGGATGAGTGCATCAATAAGGTGAGAATGGCTTCGCAATGAAGATTGCTTGCAATATAGAAGATATCAAGAACGTCACACATGAGACAAATAGAATTGCATACACCCAACAAATACAAAGGCCAGCACCTACCTATCAGAAACAAATACAGAAAGGCAGTCTACTTTATCGGAATATCCAAAAACAAAGCAACACTTGTACGACTGGAATACACTGGATCATGTGACAAAACTGATGCCAGCATTGTGAATCACATGGGAAACAGTTGCTACGCGTTGGGGAGAAGTATCCTATTTCCTTCCAGCACGATTTGACGATTGACATTTCGAAACTGTCAGTTAAACTACACCAAAAGAATCTAGTGCAAGAGGAAATGCAGACCAATCGTAATAACGCAGTCAACTATTCAGAATCAGACGCGCAAGACAAGGAAAAAACGTCGAGCTTGGAGAGCTTGGTCTCCGGCCGGCTTGGTCGGTGGTGGTGGCGGGGGCGGAGGCGCGTACTCCGGATGTGGCGAGCACCttgatcaaaaaaaaaaaaaatgcaatTCGTCTGTTCTGAGAACGGGCACTGCGAAGCGATAGCAAGCATATGCAATTCGACGAGcaccttgttcaaaaaaaaaaaaaatcgatgAGCACAGAAGGAGGACTGTGCAAAGTCAATGGCGGTTTCGTCAAGACGAAATGGAGACCAGGACTATTCTGATTTCTGAGAACCACATTCTGCAAAGTCAATGCCGTAGTCGATCTAAGGCGAAAATTCAGAATCCGACGCAAGGAAAGGAGCTAGAGATTGGCCCACGGACCTCGAGCTTGGGCTCCGGCTTTGCCGTTGGCAGCGGCGGAGGCGCGTACGACGGAGGCGGCCGCGGCGTGTACAccggacgcggcggcgtggcgggtTGCGATACGGTGGGCCGGTGGTGCGCCTCCTGCGGCGCCGCGGCCGGCCtgagcttgggctcgggctcggcGGCAGCTGGCGTGGCCGGCGCGGGTGTGATGACCTgcacgacctcgacgctccagaaCACCCACTCCTGCGCGTTGTTGCGGTTCGGCACGTCGTGGGTGACCGAGTTCCGCCACGGCGGCAGCCCGCCGTTCGCCCTCAGGTACTTGCCGCCGCTTCCCCCAACGCTgccggcgccgccgccgaggCGGGACTTGAAGCGCACGTGGAAGCCTTCCCTGACGGGCTCCCACTCGACGGACGCGTCGGGCCTCCCGGCGGGCGAAGGGGCTGCCTGCACCACCTTGTGGCCCTTGAGCAGGAACGGCTCGCTGGACGCCGCCAGGTAGCGGCCGTAGCGGCTGCGGAGGCGGATGGCCCCGGGCGCGTGCGGCACGGTCTCCACCGTCCAGCGCGCGTTCGGGGAGCTGCCCTTCCGGTCCTGCGTGACGCGCAGCTCGTCCTCGTCCGCGTACAAGAACTTGTCGTGCCGGCTCTTGAGCCGCACCTCCTTCGCGTGCTGGAACAGCTCCATGTCTACCGCCTCCTTCCTGCTCGAGTCCGGCTTGGACTGAATGGGCGAGGTGGTGGCGGGGGATTTCTGTGGGCGGGGTTTCTATGACGCGGCTGGCGCTGGCAGAGGCGGCGAGGTTGACGACGAGTCGATCGTGAGGTGGTGGGTTGATCGGCTCTGGCTCTGGCTCTGGGTTTTGAGAGTGCGCGCGGGGTTAATAAGGAGGGCCTAGTGGCTAGTGCCGCTGCGGGTGGGGTTGGAAAGCATTTGGGGCCCACTTGTCGGTCGAGTTCGTTGTTTCACCCGTTGAGCGGCTGGGGCGCACGTCGGGTGCGCAGCTGGTGTGTTCTCCGAAATGATACAGCGCTGCGGAATACCGATTCCTGCAAACGCCCAAGAGATACTCCCTCCAAGTTTGATCAAGTCAAGCGTCAGACCATCTACAAAAAAAAAGTCAAGCGTCACAGAGTCTAAATTGTTTTTGAAATAGAGATTGTACTCAGGCCTAAGATAATGCACACAACTATCTTTATTGATTATTCACTAACAAGATAAAACATTGATCGATCCAAAGCCATCTTTTCGCGACAAGAGTCGAACACCTCAAGGGTTAGCCATGACCAGGGTCAgatgcactactaggaaaaggatcATCGTCGGCGCACCAAAATAGTCCAGTGCCGATGCACGGATGCCCATCAGCGTGAACAAATCAATGGTAACAGCTTATCGCCTTGACCTCACAATGAAAGTGGAACGAAAAAGGATTGGGCTGTCCCGATGTGCCTCGTGGGGTAGGGATCgtttcatatatatatagtatataAAAGAGTTCACAAATACGACCGTACACGTGTACAAATGATATACGATATACCATTAACACACAACTATGTATATCATCTAAAACTGGCGCACCAGTCCATCAAACAGACATGATCAGGGTTGTATGCCTAATAGGGCTTAGCTGAAGTACATTCTAGACAAAATTTAAAAGAGGTTTAAAATAGAAGATTCCAAGAAAGGATACCTTCCAGTAGTGAGTGGCAAATCACTTAGAAAGAAGAGAATATATGAACAGTGTTTTATGCCTCACTAATTGGTTGCATCATATATTCCATGATATGTACACGACCAAGCTAGTCCTATGCTCTAGTTGTTACGAGAGTGATCCAGGAAAGGACCACTTGGCAACAATGAAAATGATCATAAACTACTTacgaaggactaaggatatgtttataGTCTATGGAggtgacgaagaacttgttgcaaaAGGTTACACCTATGCTAGCttcaacactgatcctgatgatttCGAATCTCAATTAGACTATATGTTTATTTAAACGAACTTTCGGTGAGCTGGAAGATTCTAAGTAAGATATAGTTGTGGATTCAACAAAAGAAGTTGAGTACATAGCGGCCGCTAATGCCACTAAGGAGGATGTTTGGATGAAGAAGTTATTcatagaacttggtgtagttccgagtgCGTGGGGGCTAATGGAGACCTACTGCGACAACAAATGGTGTCATAACTCTGGCCAGGGAACCAAGGTTTCACTAGAAGAACAAATATTTACAACACATATTCCACCT
It includes:
- the LOC127292342 gene encoding uncharacterized protein, with translation MELFQHAKEVRLKSRHDKFLYADEDELRVTQDRKGSSPNARWTVETVPHAPGAIRLRSRYGRYLAASSEPFLLKGHKVVQAAPSPAGRPDASVEWEPVREGFHVRFKSRLGGGAGSVGGSGGKYLRANGGLPPWRNSVTHDVPNRNNAQEWVFWSVEVVQVITPAPATPAAAEPEPKLRPAAAPQEAHHRPTVSQPATPPRPVYTPRPPPSYAPPPLPTAKPEPKLESSYTYSAALHKVEGRAVHYHIADGNGEVGDNIKRHSFTFNGSNLEELTEKLKEETGIDDLIICTRSPINGKLIPILLRLPPNNAAMHIVLVRESSKVAETFPFPYGS